The following proteins are co-located in the Microbulbifer sp. VAAF005 genome:
- a CDS encoding mechanosensitive ion channel family protein has protein sequence MNINSLLNEYWPQVTALSLKLAAALLVVLVTLFVAHLARRAVDRMPDRFDITLRPVLRSISSWAVYIVGALLVLDVFGINTTSLIALLGATGVAVALALKDTLQNIASGFLLLGLRPFRVGDVIQFGTIMGTVREVGLFTTELDTTDGLRITAPNSAIWGQVLTNFSRNKTRRIEIVASIAYGDDIDRGLTVLRRLVEQEPRILTEPEPSFAVKALADSAVNLQLRAWAANDQYWDVYWSLMQKLKPALEAEGLTVPFPQRELHIVDRATSRR, from the coding sequence ATGAATATTAATAGCTTGCTCAATGAGTATTGGCCCCAAGTAACTGCACTATCCTTAAAGTTGGCAGCCGCACTACTGGTAGTTTTGGTGACGCTGTTTGTGGCCCATCTTGCTCGGCGAGCGGTTGATCGTATGCCGGACCGGTTTGATATTACCTTGCGCCCGGTACTGCGCAGTATTTCGAGCTGGGCGGTCTATATTGTTGGCGCACTGCTGGTATTGGATGTCTTTGGTATTAACACTACCAGCTTAATTGCTCTACTCGGCGCTACTGGTGTGGCAGTAGCCTTAGCGTTGAAAGATACCCTGCAAAATATTGCTTCGGGGTTCCTATTGCTGGGATTGCGGCCGTTCCGCGTTGGGGATGTGATTCAGTTCGGTACCATAATGGGCACTGTTCGCGAGGTAGGGCTATTTACTACGGAGCTGGATACCACGGATGGGCTGCGTATTACCGCACCCAACAGTGCTATCTGGGGGCAAGTGCTCACCAATTTCAGTCGCAATAAGACTCGCCGTATCGAGATTGTGGCGAGTATTGCCTATGGCGATGACATCGATCGCGGTCTAACAGTATTACGTCGCTTGGTAGAACAGGAACCCCGTATTCTCACTGAGCCAGAGCCAAGTTTCGCTGTTAAGGCGCTTGCTGACAGCGCGGTCAATTTACAATTGCGGGCTTGGGCTGCCAATGACCAGTACTGGGATGTTTACTGGTCCCTGATGCAAAAGCTTAAGCCTGCACTGGAGGCAGAAGGCTTGACGGTACCCTTTCCCCAGCGAGAGCTACATATCGTGGACCGGGCCACAAGCCGGCGTTAG
- a CDS encoding N-acetyltransferase, protein MDIRQAIESDLEGMWSLFFVVRNRGDLPFSNKISREIFSAQWLNDDLQTYVAEELPHLLGVYKLGVNFPGIHSHVATANFLVHTNVRDRDVDRALIQHAIARAQDAGYLEMQFNYVPSDNETAISLYTELGFTIITTLNKAFTDPLGRLRDAYVMQRFLQ, encoded by the coding sequence ATGGATATTCGGCAGGCTATAGAGAGTGACCTTGAAGGCATGTGGAGCCTCTTTTTTGTTGTGAGAAACAGAGGGGATCTGCCTTTCTCGAATAAGATCAGTCGAGAAATATTTTCTGCTCAATGGCTTAATGACGACTTACAGACTTATGTTGCCGAAGAGTTACCTCACTTGCTGGGGGTGTATAAACTAGGAGTTAATTTTCCAGGTATTCATAGCCATGTCGCGACAGCTAACTTTCTGGTGCACACAAATGTGCGCGATCGCGATGTAGATCGTGCATTGATCCAGCATGCAATCGCCAGGGCCCAGGACGCCGGCTATTTGGAAATGCAGTTCAACTACGTTCCCAGTGACAATGAGACCGCAATTTCCCTTTATACCGAGCTGGGCTTCACTATTATCACGACGCTTAACAAAGCATTTACTGATCCTTTGGGAAGGTTGCGAGATGCTTATGTTATGCAGCGATTTTTACAGTAG
- a CDS encoding DNA-3-methyladenine glycosylase I yields the protein MAEKRCDWCLSTPLYQSYHDEEWGRPVTDDQTLFEFLLLEGAQAGLSWITVLNKRENYRKLFNNFDAEKIARYTPKKVEKLLLNPGIIRNRLKVESAIKNARATLELRDRGISLKDFLWQFTDGRVIVNRPRSMKQVPATTAKSDAMSKALKKAGFSFVGSTIMYAHMQATGMVNDHLETCPAHQRCVDEAQNLGLT from the coding sequence ATGGCAGAAAAGCGTTGTGATTGGTGCCTGTCTACACCGCTTTATCAAAGTTACCACGATGAAGAGTGGGGTAGGCCGGTTACCGATGATCAAACCCTGTTTGAGTTTTTGTTGTTGGAGGGGGCCCAGGCGGGCTTATCTTGGATTACAGTGCTCAATAAGCGGGAGAATTACCGTAAATTGTTTAATAATTTTGATGCTGAAAAAATTGCTCGGTATACCCCTAAAAAGGTAGAGAAACTACTTCTCAACCCGGGAATTATTCGCAACCGGCTCAAGGTTGAATCGGCCATCAAGAATGCACGGGCAACCCTCGAGTTGCGCGATCGCGGTATATCCTTAAAGGATTTTCTCTGGCAGTTCACCGATGGAAGAGTGATTGTTAATCGCCCCCGCTCCATGAAGCAGGTGCCGGCCACTACAGCAAAGTCTGATGCGATGAGTAAGGCGCTAAAGAAAGCGGGTTTTAGTTTTGTGGGATCAACCATTATGTACGCGCATATGCAGGCTACAGGAATGGTCAATGATCACTTGGAAACTTGTCCGGCTCATCAGCGTTGTGTCGATGAAGCGCAGAACTTAGGTTTGACTTGA
- a CDS encoding GGDEF domain-containing protein, whose protein sequence is MSSGYNNQNPAISTSIDEVQRIDLRRRILASSYMLIFAMAITGAMAIIALTATNILQASTLFIVAVVILFAYITVNVIGPTEKTPMLVGILLLVLYFYLLLTGGVNNTGLMWAVMLVPGFINLYGYKTGTTALLGIGLATAAILFYPDFPGLTAKYDTAYRARFIAVFGALTALTALLDSSRHQTQQLLQRLTGELESYAATDTLTGLANRREAFRAIGELERRNGELQDQYVILIGDLDNFKTINDTYGHSFGDRVLQDVAKVLKSNTRSEDIVARWGGEEFLLLLPNTDLKGGSVLAEKLRRRVSALSRRYTRPAKISISLGVVEGNTSGKPLNQLLAEADKRMYRAKNGGRNKVVAA, encoded by the coding sequence ATGAGCTCAGGGTATAACAATCAAAACCCCGCAATATCCACTTCTATTGATGAGGTACAGCGCATAGATCTGCGCAGACGGATATTGGCCTCCTCTTATATGCTGATATTCGCTATGGCTATCACCGGGGCTATGGCAATTATTGCCCTCACCGCCACTAATATCCTACAAGCATCGACACTCTTCATCGTCGCTGTGGTTATTTTATTCGCATATATTACCGTCAATGTCATTGGCCCCACCGAAAAAACGCCGATGCTAGTTGGCATTCTCTTGTTGGTACTTTATTTCTACTTACTGCTGACCGGTGGCGTAAACAATACCGGCTTAATGTGGGCGGTTATGCTGGTCCCTGGCTTTATCAACTTGTACGGCTATAAAACCGGGACAACAGCCTTATTGGGCATAGGCTTAGCCACCGCAGCAATCCTGTTTTATCCGGACTTCCCAGGGCTTACGGCCAAATACGATACGGCCTATCGTGCTCGTTTTATTGCCGTATTTGGCGCTCTCACAGCCCTGACAGCCTTGCTGGATAGCAGCCGCCACCAAACCCAACAATTGCTACAGCGATTGACTGGTGAACTGGAAAGTTACGCGGCGACGGATACGCTAACAGGGTTAGCCAACCGCCGAGAGGCTTTTCGCGCAATTGGCGAACTCGAACGCCGCAATGGCGAGCTCCAGGATCAATATGTCATTCTTATCGGAGACTTGGATAACTTCAAAACAATCAACGATACCTACGGACACTCCTTTGGAGACCGGGTATTGCAAGATGTTGCGAAAGTTTTGAAAAGTAACACCCGGTCCGAAGATATTGTGGCGCGCTGGGGCGGTGAAGAATTTTTGTTACTACTGCCGAATACTGACTTGAAAGGCGGTAGTGTCCTTGCGGAAAAACTGCGTCGTAGAGTTTCGGCTCTGAGCCGCCGCTATACGCGCCCGGCTAAAATATCAATCAGCCTGGGAGTCGTCGAAGGCAACACCAGTGGCAAGCCACTCAATCAGCTATTAGCTGAAGCAGATAAACGTATGTATCGAGCTAAAAACGGCGGGCGCAATAAGGTGGTAGCAGCTTAA
- a CDS encoding VIT1/CCC1 transporter family protein: protein MDRQNSKRVQESREALIEEHRPERIEARLRSRPQSQWLSDFVLGAIDGCVTTFAIVAGAFGAGFSEAVVLVMGFANLIADGFSMAVSNYEAASVEREQRAAAMRTERQHIALIPEGEREEIRQIFYRKGFRGEVLDNIVATITTNQKLWIETMLAEEYGISSAEHKPLGAALITFAAFLCVGAIPLLPYLFHSLNPAEQFYASAVLSVCTFFAIGLCKGLVFSHHLLMAGLKTLIFGSGAAALALAVGYLLRHLVS, encoded by the coding sequence ATGGACCGGCAAAACTCCAAACGCGTACAAGAAAGCCGGGAAGCCCTGATTGAGGAGCATCGACCAGAGCGTATTGAGGCGCGCCTGCGGAGTCGTCCACAATCACAGTGGCTCTCTGATTTTGTTTTGGGGGCGATAGATGGCTGCGTTACTACCTTTGCTATTGTTGCAGGTGCTTTTGGTGCAGGTTTTTCTGAAGCGGTTGTGCTTGTGATGGGCTTTGCCAATCTTATTGCGGATGGCTTTAGCATGGCAGTAAGTAATTATGAGGCTGCCAGTGTGGAGCGCGAGCAACGGGCCGCGGCTATGCGTACAGAGCGTCAGCATATTGCTTTAATTCCCGAGGGAGAACGGGAAGAGATCAGGCAGATTTTCTATCGAAAGGGATTTCGAGGTGAAGTTCTGGATAACATTGTTGCTACTATCACCACGAACCAAAAGTTGTGGATAGAGACAATGCTGGCGGAAGAGTACGGTATAAGTAGTGCAGAGCATAAGCCTCTGGGGGCGGCACTGATAACCTTCGCCGCTTTTTTGTGTGTAGGTGCTATTCCCTTGTTGCCCTACCTATTCCACAGCCTTAACCCCGCTGAACAATTTTATGCAAGCGCCGTCCTATCGGTTTGCACATTTTTTGCGATTGGTTTGTGCAAAGGTCTGGTGTTTTCCCATCACTTGCTAATGGCGGGCCTAAAAACTCTGATATTTGGCAGTGGAGCAGCGGCCTTGGCTCTCGCCGTTGGTTATCTACTGCGCCACTTGGTGAGCTAA
- a CDS encoding glycosyl hydrolase family 18 protein translates to MFSFLQSQDRTGMLKGSRSERGFNKLGFKLKAAAALAAAIAISGNVSAQETEKRVSAYWADWEYWADSSFTHDNVDFSKLTHVQYAFAWNDENGNIYFTDPYVFYGLGAQSFSGGAGDGPVKCSPQFWHPYSQYDSSIQPAVCQGWNDHESGFVKSVHDDGAKAILSMGGWTLSHKVSEMMESDTARAAFIENAVTLLTDWDFDGLDLDFEYPGYEPNGGRSIDKENFTTLLQELRARFDEVEAETGKNLELTAAVACGPSIAEEGYDFAAVGEVLDYVNLMTYDFGGDWDTVAQHTSPLYPYEGQVNEGFDADSCRNMWMTEGNIPAEKITLGMSHYGRSVAGATAIGEAASGQDVAHWGSDTETRYYQIVEKMQSDSSFQTAYDAEAVTHYGWFEDGGFISFEDTTSIAERAQYVLDQGLGGVMIWQLRGGMLLENNEYQYPLLDAALEVFGQGGSSDSDTGDTGDTGDTGDTGDTGDTGDTGDTGDTGDTGDTGDTGDTGDTGDTGDTGDTGSGGGNNNGGSSACVAFEQPYAGDPGYSVGDVVVFEGVAYESTHEPNWWSPGSAPSLWTETTCQTEGEGSDNGSDSGSGDSNDNSSDSGSDDNADNGSDDNTDSDQGSGETASCPEFQQPYAGDEGYQVGDLVTFEGQVYVSTFGPNWWSPANAPQYWEASSCQ, encoded by the coding sequence ATGTTTTCTTTCCTGCAATCCCAGGATCGAACAGGGATGTTGAAGGGCAGCCGCAGTGAGCGCGGATTTAATAAACTTGGGTTTAAATTAAAAGCAGCAGCAGCTCTCGCAGCAGCAATCGCCATCAGCGGAAATGTCAGCGCACAAGAAACTGAAAAACGTGTATCTGCCTATTGGGCCGATTGGGAATATTGGGCCGACTCGTCCTTCACCCATGACAACGTGGATTTCTCCAAGCTCACTCACGTTCAGTACGCCTTTGCCTGGAATGACGAAAACGGCAACATCTACTTTACCGATCCCTACGTTTTCTACGGCCTGGGCGCCCAATCATTTTCCGGCGGCGCCGGTGATGGTCCCGTAAAATGCTCGCCGCAATTCTGGCACCCCTACAGCCAATACGATTCCAGTATTCAGCCTGCGGTCTGCCAAGGCTGGAATGACCACGAGTCAGGTTTCGTAAAATCGGTACACGACGACGGCGCCAAGGCAATCCTATCCATGGGCGGCTGGACCCTCTCCCATAAAGTCTCCGAGATGATGGAGAGCGACACCGCGCGTGCAGCCTTTATCGAAAATGCAGTGACACTGCTTACTGACTGGGATTTCGATGGCCTCGATCTCGATTTTGAATACCCCGGCTATGAGCCGAACGGCGGCCGCTCGATCGACAAAGAAAACTTCACCACCCTGCTGCAAGAGCTGCGCGCGCGCTTCGATGAGGTTGAAGCGGAGACCGGCAAAAATCTGGAACTGACCGCTGCCGTGGCCTGTGGCCCCTCGATTGCAGAAGAGGGTTATGATTTTGCTGCTGTGGGCGAAGTCCTCGATTATGTCAACCTGATGACTTATGACTTTGGTGGCGACTGGGATACCGTAGCCCAGCACACCTCGCCGCTGTACCCCTATGAAGGCCAGGTCAACGAAGGCTTCGACGCAGACAGCTGCCGCAATATGTGGATGACTGAGGGCAATATTCCTGCTGAGAAGATCACCCTGGGTATGTCCCACTACGGCCGCAGCGTGGCTGGCGCCACCGCAATCGGTGAAGCTGCATCCGGACAAGACGTGGCGCACTGGGGCTCTGACACCGAGACGCGCTACTACCAGATCGTCGAGAAAATGCAGAGCGACTCTTCATTCCAGACCGCTTACGATGCGGAGGCTGTCACCCACTACGGTTGGTTCGAAGATGGCGGCTTTATCTCGTTCGAAGATACCACCTCTATTGCCGAACGCGCCCAATATGTGCTCGACCAGGGCCTTGGTGGCGTGATGATCTGGCAGCTACGCGGCGGAATGTTATTGGAGAACAATGAATACCAGTATCCACTACTCGATGCCGCACTCGAAGTTTTCGGACAGGGTGGCTCCAGTGATAGCGATACCGGAGACACTGGCGATACCGGAGACACTGGCGATACCGGAGACACCGGAGACACCGGAGACACCGGAGACACCGGAGACACCGGAGACACCGGAGACACCGGAGATACCGGAGACACTGGAGATACCGGAGACACTGGAGATACTGGCGACACCGGAAGTGGCGGTGGCAATAATAATGGCGGAAGCAGCGCCTGCGTCGCGTTTGAACAGCCCTATGCCGGCGACCCAGGTTATTCAGTCGGTGACGTTGTTGTCTTTGAAGGAGTCGCCTACGAGTCCACCCACGAGCCAAACTGGTGGTCTCCAGGTTCCGCGCCATCGCTGTGGACCGAAACCACCTGTCAAACTGAGGGCGAAGGCTCCGACAATGGTTCCGACAGCGGCTCTGGCGATAGCAACGACAATAGCTCCGATAGCGGTTCTGACGACAACGCCGATAACGGTTCCGATGACAACACCGACAGCGATCAAGGTTCAGGTGAGACCGCTTCCTGCCCCGAATTCCAGCAGCCATATGCTGGTGACGAAGGCTATCAAGTTGGCGACCTAGTAACCTTTGAAGGCCAGGTTTACGTGTCTACCTTTGGACCCAACTGGTGGTCCCCGGCTAACGCTCCCCAGTACTGGGAAGCGAGTTCCTGCCAGTAA
- a CDS encoding macro domain-containing protein, which produces MPIVGLDYPQCANQRACPVGEARLTRAYDLPVDYLLHTVTPQWSSGDQWGSQAIVLLKHCYESVLELAKERGCKTILFPALGAGTNRFPHEIAAHQGLAVLRAYAPIFERLTVCLHSQTALAQWQKVEQRFYGHH; this is translated from the coding sequence ATGCCCATTGTGGGACTCGATTACCCCCAGTGTGCCAATCAAAGAGCCTGCCCAGTAGGTGAAGCTCGCTTGACTCGAGCCTATGATTTACCGGTCGATTACCTATTGCATACTGTTACGCCCCAATGGAGCAGTGGCGATCAATGGGGGAGCCAGGCCATAGTGCTGTTGAAGCACTGCTATGAGAGCGTTTTGGAGTTGGCGAAAGAGCGCGGCTGCAAAACGATACTGTTTCCGGCATTGGGAGCTGGCACTAACCGCTTTCCTCATGAGATTGCGGCACATCAGGGATTGGCCGTTTTACGCGCTTATGCTCCAATATTCGAGAGACTTACAGTTTGTTTGCACTCACAAACTGCATTGGCTCAGTGGCAGAAAGTTGAGCAGCGCTTTTATGGTCATCATTGA
- a CDS encoding patatin-like phospholipase family protein, producing MLKLATKLTKKVVLTLAAASGAYALISYIYNTQFPQSVTFSRNPASRRSTKNLDYLKNKETIKILIVTGGGVRGLIPLYVLKHIEKHSKKPINEVFDIFTGVSTGAVIVTGINIPGNAIPNHFGEKISHLDYLINIYKSVTGYLFKSPWYHIVLTGAGLFSPSYFGKRLHEIMEKYYTKELNFTDLDNYVIIPALNIESGEVCLFKNRGENVYNLPTNSLYQLMTAAASAETAFPPVAFEEMNANFQSSHLDIAAPQENIFGSVFADAAIALNNPASLILRDIIQDFPDKKYYVLVLCSGYPRLLSSSMKYHSLRKWGRIHWARDAMANIQRSMDKNQLYMLEVAKIISEKGRIEYDFLNVDINKPFVGIFDHDLLHHLKNYSNKLIKDNEKSLAKIIKHLHDLD from the coding sequence ATGCTAAAACTGGCCACCAAACTAACGAAAAAAGTGGTTTTAACCCTGGCCGCAGCATCTGGCGCTTACGCCCTAATTTCTTATATATACAACACCCAATTTCCTCAATCAGTAACCTTCAGTAGGAACCCGGCCTCAAGACGATCAACAAAAAATCTAGATTATCTAAAAAACAAAGAAACGATAAAAATTCTTATTGTGACTGGAGGTGGTGTCCGCGGCCTCATCCCCTTATATGTACTAAAGCATATCGAGAAACATTCTAAAAAGCCCATTAATGAGGTATTTGATATTTTCACAGGTGTTTCTACTGGAGCAGTTATTGTAACCGGAATTAATATACCGGGTAATGCTATACCTAATCATTTTGGTGAAAAAATATCCCATTTAGACTATTTAATAAATATATACAAGAGTGTAACTGGCTACCTATTCAAGTCTCCGTGGTACCACATAGTATTAACAGGTGCGGGGCTTTTTTCACCCTCTTACTTTGGAAAACGTTTGCATGAAATCATGGAAAAGTACTACACAAAGGAATTAAATTTTACCGACCTAGATAATTACGTGATCATCCCCGCTCTCAATATTGAAAGCGGGGAAGTATGTCTATTTAAAAATAGAGGGGAAAATGTATACAACTTACCGACAAACAGTCTTTATCAGTTAATGACAGCGGCAGCAAGTGCAGAAACCGCATTCCCCCCTGTGGCATTTGAAGAAATGAATGCCAACTTTCAGTCATCCCACTTAGATATCGCAGCGCCACAAGAAAATATTTTTGGCAGTGTATTTGCTGATGCAGCAATCGCCCTAAACAATCCAGCTAGCTTGATATTAAGGGATATTATTCAAGACTTTCCCGATAAGAAATATTATGTTCTGGTCTTGTGCTCAGGTTACCCAAGATTATTGAGCTCGAGTATGAAATATCACTCTTTAAGGAAATGGGGACGTATTCACTGGGCCCGTGATGCCATGGCTAATATTCAAAGATCAATGGACAAAAATCAACTTTATATGCTGGAAGTTGCTAAAATCATTTCAGAGAAAGGACGAATTGAATACGATTTTCTAAACGTTGATATCAATAAACCTTTTGTAGGAATATTTGACCACGACTTATTACATCATCTTAAGAATTACTCTAACAAGCTCATTAAGGACAACGAGAAAAGCCTGGCAAAGATAATTAAACACCTACATGATTTAGACTAG
- a CDS encoding DUF885 domain-containing protein encodes MPIKLNNPLIPSLLAVAILAGCQGDKSTQAVANADKPQNAVAEASVTVDAVAETKRLTEWLDERYEEQLQFSPIQLSYLGRKDHYDQIDDMSEAAEARRLVWQEKSVEELKKNFDYSKLTQEGKTSYDIWIYQFEQAKAAAPFIRHGYIFEQMGGAQSQLPNFLLNFHKVDNVEDMQAYITRIGGISRAINQLLDRAKLSSKEGIRPPRFAYEGAIDQSSKLIEGAPFTDGEDAPLWAGAKGKIAELLEAGTIDQKQADKLTAEARKALETEFFPAYQGLVTWLKADMQKASAEPQGASSLPNGMAYYNQRLANTTTTDLTADQIHNIGLEEVARIRGEMETIKKQVGFEGSLQDFFKFIREDGQFYYPNTDEGRQGYLDDSTAFLDNITNKLPEYFGLLPKAELVVKRVESFREQDGGAQHYYPGTPDGSRPGIYYAHLSDMSAYSTTDMETVAYHEGNPGHHMQISIAQELEGIPQFRTQAHFTVYVEGWALYSEKLAKEMGAFEDPYNLFGHLTAEMWRAIRLVVDTGLHAKGWSEEQAVEYFLQNSAIPETAVRSEVRRYLAWPGQATAYKIGMLKIQELRKQAEDQLGDKFDIRGFHDTVLGGGALPVPVLESRVASWVETVKQS; translated from the coding sequence ATGCCGATAAAGCTGAACAACCCACTGATCCCCAGCCTGCTGGCTGTCGCTATCCTTGCGGGCTGTCAGGGTGACAAGAGTACCCAGGCTGTAGCCAACGCAGATAAGCCCCAAAATGCGGTTGCCGAGGCCTCAGTAACTGTAGATGCGGTTGCCGAAACCAAGCGCCTGACTGAGTGGCTGGATGAGCGTTATGAGGAACAGCTGCAGTTCAGCCCGATTCAGCTGTCCTACCTGGGTCGCAAAGACCACTACGACCAAATCGACGATATGAGTGAGGCCGCAGAGGCTCGCCGCTTGGTTTGGCAAGAGAAAAGTGTTGAAGAGCTCAAGAAGAATTTCGACTATAGCAAGCTGACCCAGGAAGGGAAAACCTCCTACGATATCTGGATTTATCAGTTTGAACAGGCCAAGGCCGCTGCGCCGTTTATCCGTCACGGCTACATCTTTGAGCAGATGGGAGGTGCACAATCGCAGTTGCCCAACTTCCTGCTGAACTTCCACAAGGTCGACAACGTTGAAGATATGCAGGCGTATATCACCCGTATCGGTGGTATCTCCCGCGCGATCAACCAGTTGCTTGACCGCGCCAAGCTGTCGTCCAAAGAAGGTATCCGCCCCCCGCGCTTTGCCTATGAGGGTGCGATTGACCAGTCCAGTAAATTGATTGAAGGCGCGCCGTTTACCGATGGTGAAGACGCACCTCTGTGGGCCGGTGCCAAAGGGAAAATCGCTGAGCTGCTCGAAGCCGGTACTATTGATCAGAAGCAGGCAGACAAGCTGACTGCGGAAGCGCGCAAGGCATTAGAGACTGAGTTCTTCCCCGCATATCAAGGGCTGGTTACCTGGCTCAAAGCGGATATGCAGAAGGCCTCAGCAGAGCCTCAAGGTGCTAGTAGCTTGCCCAATGGTATGGCTTACTACAATCAGCGCCTGGCCAACACCACAACTACGGACCTGACTGCCGACCAGATCCACAATATTGGCCTGGAAGAAGTGGCGCGTATCCGTGGTGAGATGGAAACTATCAAGAAGCAGGTTGGTTTCGAAGGTAGCCTGCAGGACTTCTTCAAGTTTATTCGCGAAGATGGTCAATTCTACTACCCGAATACCGATGAAGGTCGCCAGGGCTACCTGGATGACTCAACCGCGTTCCTGGACAACATTACCAATAAATTGCCGGAATACTTTGGCCTTTTGCCGAAAGCTGAGTTGGTCGTAAAGCGGGTTGAGTCCTTCCGTGAGCAGGATGGCGGTGCCCAGCATTACTACCCCGGCACACCCGACGGTTCCCGCCCGGGTATTTACTATGCGCACCTGTCCGATATGAGTGCCTATTCCACGACTGATATGGAAACTGTGGCCTACCACGAAGGTAACCCCGGTCACCATATGCAGATCTCAATTGCTCAGGAATTGGAAGGTATCCCGCAGTTCCGCACTCAAGCTCACTTTACTGTCTATGTAGAGGGCTGGGCGCTGTACTCTGAGAAGCTTGCTAAAGAAATGGGGGCCTTCGAAGATCCCTATAACCTGTTTGGCCACCTGACGGCTGAAATGTGGCGAGCCATTCGCCTCGTTGTTGATACCGGCTTGCACGCCAAAGGCTGGAGTGAAGAGCAAGCGGTGGAGTATTTCCTGCAAAACTCCGCAATTCCCGAGACTGCAGTTCGTTCCGAAGTGCGTCGTTACCTGGCGTGGCCGGGCCAGGCGACCGCTTACAAGATCGGTATGCTGAAGATTCAGGAGCTGCGTAAGCAGGCTGAAGATCAGTTGGGTGATAAATTCGATATTCGCGGATTCCACGATACCGTACTGGGTGGCGGTGCTTTGCCAGTGCCTGTATTGGAGAGCCGCGTAGCCTCTTGGGTGGAAACAGTTAAACAGTCTTAA